The following proteins are encoded in a genomic region of Fusarium oxysporum f. sp. lycopersici 4287 chromosome 1, whole genome shotgun sequence:
- a CDS encoding NAD-dependent aldehyde dehydrogenase, translating into MDRRRAELGEYMHHEIGANKFYQDFILGVTIEGLRDTAGGIAGAMTGAAPESIHQGMQAMVHKKPYGVVLGIAPWNAPYNLGLRSVLFALATGNTTILKGSEYTPRCYWAIYDVLREAGLPDGCLNLLFHSPAEAASTIDSLVSHPLVKKINFTGSTGVGRIISATAGKHLKPVLMELGGKASAIVLKDANLEQAARHCVQGAFLNAGQICMSTERIIVHESIASEFQDLLGHVIRKNFGTAHDTPAVVTSASASRNRDLISDAISKGAHQVKIFGDEHAHETETKMRPVVLGNVKKNMDIYSQESFGPSVSLFTFQTHREALDLANDAEYGLTASIFSKDLKAAFDLANDLESGAVHINSMTVHDESSLPHGGVKDSGFGRFNGSQGLDEFLYYKTVTWME; encoded by the exons ATGGATCGGCGACGGGCCGAGCTGGGGGAATATATGCATCATGAGATCGGCGCCAATAAGTTCTACCAAGATTTTATCCTTGGAGTCACAATTGAAGGGTTGCGGGATACTGCTGGTGGGATAGCTGGGGCTATGACGGGTGCTGCTCCGGAATCTATCCACCAAGGTATGCAAGCTATGGTACACAAAAAACCGTATGGAGTCGTGCTTGGAATAGCACCTTG GAATGCGCCTTATAACCTCGGCCTTCGATCAGTCCTCTTTGCTCTAGCTACTGGCAATACGACAATTTTGAAAGGCTCAGAATATACACCTCGATGTTACTGGGCAATCTACGACGTCCTACGTGAGGCTGGTCTGCCTGATGGTTGTTTAAACTTGCTATTCCATTCACCGGCTGAAGCGGCTAGCACCATCGACAGCCTTGTTTCACACCCacttgtcaagaagatcaactTTACTGGTAGTACTGGAGTCGGGAGGATCATCTCGGCCACTGCTGGGAAGCACTTGAAGCCTGTCTTGATGGAGCTTGGAGGAAAGGCCAGTGCAATCGTACTCAAGGACGCTAATCTGGAACAAGCTGCTCGCCACTGCGTACAAGGAGCTTTCCTCAAC GCTGGCCAAATCTGCATGTCCACGGAACGCATTATTGTTCACGAATCTATCGCGTCCGAATTCCAGGACCTCCTTGGCCATGTCATAAGAAAGAACTTTGGCACCGCACATGATACGCCTGCTGTGGTGACTTCAGCCTCGGCCAGTCGTAATCGCGACCTTATCTCAGATGCCATATCCAAAGGAGCACATCAGGTCAAGATCTTTGGGGATGAACATGCCCATGAGACGGAGACTAAGATGAGACCTGTCGTCCTCGGTAACGTAAAGAAGAACATGGACATATACTCACAAGAGTCATTTGGCCCCAGTGTATCCCTTTTCACATTTCAGACGCACCGTGAAGCGCTAGATTTAGCAAACGACGCAGAATACGGCTTGACTGCTTCGATTTTCTCTAAGGATTTGAAGGCAGCCTTTGATCTAGCTAATGATTTGGAGTCAGGGGCAGTTCATATCAACTCTATGACGGTGCATGATGAGTCTTCTCTCCCTCACGGGGGTGTAAAGGATAGTGGATTTGGTCGATTCAATGGTTCTCAAGGATTGGACGAgtttctttattataagacAGTTACCTGGATGGAGTGA